The Penaeus monodon isolate SGIC_2016 chromosome 33, NSTDA_Pmon_1, whole genome shotgun sequence genome includes a window with the following:
- the LOC119594433 gene encoding unconventional myosin-XIX-like (The sequence of the model RefSeq protein was modified relative to this genomic sequence to represent the inferred CDS: added 3 bases not found in genome assembly) — MEQDEGSHLTPQRRPKKIPPPVPKKRPKSAPSVGSGNGTVQFDEPNPILSVPEEVLVSCDDLTRLPILYDDVVLGCIASRYQQNLFYTWAGPTLVATNPCRPVPQLYTPKEIQHHHHQVKSGTDRRDAHIFSVAGLAHHRLTHDLGYINQAILVSGESGAGKTESARYMLEYLSHIETSFPLVPRSPLRGVWEDKQPQDIQERILASNPILEAFGNAATLRNHNSSRFGKLIRLQYGGRQLRGAEIDTYLLEKTRVTHQTENERNFHIFYQVLAGIKSGDIEGLTAENADRFVIAPKGYLESDLANLRETLHAFKQLDFSMSHQKQIFQLVMALLHLGNIHFSQDKENHSSWTVDRQSADRLKSLESACELLGLEEDKLVDALTIRTISVGTARRVSVFHKPCETEAHCVERRDALMQLIYASLFSHIVAFINTQVSAHRNLWSHFLGVLDVYGFETFDQNSLEQLCINYANERLQQEFMYRYLAAEHQVLKEEGFLDVDVPYTDNTDCVVALDSNISVFAILNEECQLKRALKEDEACDRVCKALEDTGVVHAPLSPKRKAGFVVRHYAGPVKYDAKGLLHKNKDEVPLEVRGLLASSSQDFIGSLVSDTSDVDPESGRRTTRKVTTLAKFKASLDTLMRTLARCDLHYVRCLKPNAGSMPGHPNSDYILHQLRACGVIETVRISQAGYPVRISYEDFISRYGRPTEEDAVSVSKEIARTMLGTTQGGHVDSMKCRFGRTRIFLSESALHTLEVVREHKRISAATCLQKCWRRYRCARRYKLVRVATLVIQKNAKGLIAKKKYQKLKKSCVVIQKHVRGFLALRKYVQKLKAAIALQKYCRGWIARRRYETLVQQNLTRPFSRQSMVSMNSLGYYSLTTSVSGYSINPSLHDVSPCDAAYGEGAVGLGGDALRAYLSPEHRKRLLETEESGIETDTESINGEVTNAETKRPRKLRRRAQLQQLLGERRRSNIPRAASDESLDDVSGSHVSPSSGVECSSSHPDGIVSGSIRSKSPEKDDLSTQTPSSPLAGNIKNFEEEAMVAEEPMSQESTQRLRVATMRNFEDVNGLLKDYSPSENLQMVLPKQNLSLFFKDGVLSYRRMPMVKIKFHTRQTCLPFSHHLPHHERPQGFWDAIR; from the exons GAGCAAGATGAAGGCAGCCACCTCACCCCCCAGAGACGTCCCAAGAAAATACCTCCACCAGTGCCCAAGAAGAGACCAAAGAGCGCACCATCTGTAGGGAGCGGTAATGGAACGGTACAGTTTGATGAGCCAAACCCGATCCTGAGTGTGCCTGAGGAAGTCTTAGTGTCATGCGATGACTTGACAAGGTTGCCAATCCTGTATGATGACGTAG TCTTAGGGTGCATAGCCTCGAGATATCAACAAAATCTCTTTTACACATGGGCCGGACCAACCCTCGTTGCAACTAACCCGTGCCGTCCAGTTCCCCAGTTATACACTCCTAAAGAAatccaacatcaccatcatcaagttAAG AGTGGAACAGACAGAAGGGATGCGCACATCTTCAGTGTCGCTGGTCTGGCTCACCATCGGCTTACGCATGACCTGGGCTACATCAACCAAGCCATTCTGGTGTCGGGAGAGAGTGGCGCTGGAAAG ACCGAATCAGCACGGTACATGCTAGAGTACCTGAGCCACATTGAGACCAGCTTTCCTCTGGTTCCGAGATCTCCCCTAAGAGGCGTTTGGGAGGACAAACAGCCACAAGACATCCAGGAACGGATCTTGGCTTCCAACCCAATCCTTGAGGCCTTTGGCAATGCAGCAACCCTACGTAATCATAATTCCAGCAG GTTCGGAAAACTTATCCGCCTGCAGTATGGTGGGCGGCAGCTACGTGGTGCTGAAATTGACACTTATCTTCTGGAGAAGACTAGAGTCACACATCagacagaaaatgagaggaaCTTTCATATATTTTACCAG gtTTTAGCTGGTATCAAATCCGGAGACATCGAAGGCTTGACGGCAGAAAATGCCGACCGGTTTGTCATTGCTCCAAAGGGATATCTCGAGTCAGACCTGGCCAATCTGCGGGAGACTTTGCATGCCTTCAAGCAGCTGGATTTTTCTATGTCTCATCAGAAACAGATCTTCCAG CTGGTTATGGCTCTCCTTCACCTTGGGAATATACATTTCAGCCAGGATAAGGAGAACCACAGCTCCTGGACAGTTGATCGCCAGAGTGCAG ACCGTCTGAAAAGCCTTGAATCTGCCTGTGAGCTCCTCGGATTGGAAGAAGACAAGCTTGTAGATGCTCTGACAATTAGAACCATTAGCGTAGGAACTGCAAGGAGG GTGAGCGTCTTTCACAAGCCCTGCGAAACGGAAGCGCACTGTGTGGAGAGGAGGGATGCCTTGATGCAGCTTATATACGCCTCGCTGTTTTCCCATATCGTTGCGTTCATCaacacccaagtcagtgcccacAGGAACTTGTGGTCGCATTTTTTAG GTGTATTGGATGTTTATGGTTTTGAGACTTTTGATCAAAATAGTCTAGAGCAGCTGTGTATAAATTATGCAAATGAGAGATTGCAACAGGAATTCATGTATCGATATTTGGCAGCGGAACACCAG GTTTTAAAAGAGGAAGGATTTCTTGATGTAGATGTTCCCTACACAGATAATACAGACTGTGTTGTGGCCCTGGACTCCAACATATCTGTGTTCGCCATTCTGAACGAG GAGTGCCAATTAAAGCGGGCCCTGAAAGAGGACGAGGCGTGCGACCGAGTGTGCAAGGCCCTGGAGGACACGGGTGTTGTCCATGCTCCCTTGTCACCCAAGCGGAAGGCCGGCTTCGTGGTCCGGCACTACGCAGGGCCTGTCAAGTACGATGCCAAGGGTCTGTTGCACAAGAACAAGGACGAG GTTCCCCTTGAAGTTAGAGGCTTACTAGCGAGCAGTAGCCAGGATTTTATTGGGAGCTTAGTGTCCGACACGAGTGATGTGGACCCTGAGAGTGGCCGACGGACGACACGCAAGGTCACAACCCTGGCCAAGTTCAAGGCTTCCCTGGACACCCTCATGAGAACCCTGGCCAGGTGCGACCTGCACTATGTCAGGTGCCTCAAGCCGAATGCTGGGTCGATGCCAG GGCATCCCAATAGCGATTACATCCTGCACCAATTGCGGGCGTGCGGTGTGATTGAGACGGTGCGAATCAGTCAAGCCGGATACCCAGTCAG GATCTCCTATGAAGACTTCATCTCCCGCTACGGCCGGCCAACTGAAGAAGATGCAGTCAGTGTGAGCAAGGAGATAGCCAGGACCATGCTGGGGACCACCCAGGGGGGCCACGTTGATTCCATGAAGTGCAG ATTTGGCCGGACGCGCATCTTCCTCTCAGAGAGCGCTCTCCACACCCTTGAAGTGGTCAGGGAACACAAGCGAATAAGTGCTGCCACCTGCCTTCAGAAGT gTTGGCGACGTTACAGATGTGCCAGAAGATACAAGCTGGTAAGAGTAGCTACACTTGTTATTCAGAAGAATGCCAAGGGTCTGATTGCAAAGAAGAAATACCAGAAACTAAAGAAGTCTTGCGTTGTAATCCAGAAGCACGTAAGAGGATTTTTAGCTCTGAGGAAGTACGTACAGAAGCTGAAGGCTGCAATCGCTCTCCAAAAATATTGTCGTGGCTGGATTGCTAGGAGGAGATATGAAACTTTGGTACAACAGAACTTGACTCGTCCGTTCTCAAGGCAGTCCATGGTTTCCATGAATAGTCTAGGGTACTACAGTCTTACGACATCAGTTTCAGGTTATAGTATAAACCCGTCACTTCATGATGTGAGTCCCTGTGATGCAGCGTATGGTGAGGGAGCTGTTGGTTTGGGAGGAGATGCGCTGCGGGCATATTTGTCCCCCGAACACCGTAAGAGACTCCTGGAAACAGAGGAGTCGGGCATTGAGACCGACACGGAAAGCATCAATGGCGAAGTCACAAATGCTGAAACCAAGAGGCCACGAAAGCTCAGACGGAGAGCCCAGCTGCAGCAGCTTCtgggcgaaaggaggaggagtaatatCCCTCGTGCTGCGAGCGATGAATCATTGGATGATGTTTCGGGTAGTCACGTGAGTCCGAGCTCAGGAGTAGAGTGTTCAAGCAGTCACCCGGACGGGATTGTCAGCGGTAGTATCAGGTCTAAAAGTCCCGAGAAAGATGACCTGTCAACACAAACGCCCTCATCCCCACTGGCAGGTAATATCAAGAACTTTGAGGAAGAAGCAATGGTGGCAGAAGAGCCAATGAGTCAAGAATCAACTCAGAGGTTAAGAGTCGCAACAATGCGAAACTTTGAAGATGTTAATGGGCTTCTTAAAGACTATTCCCCCTCTGAAAATTTGCAAATGGTCTTGCCCAAGCAAAATTTGTCCCTTTTCTTCAAGGATGGAGTGCTCTCTTACAGGCGTATGCCAATG GTAAAGATCAAGTTCCACACCCGTCAGACGTGCCTGCCTTTCTCGCACCACCTTCCCCACCACGAGCGGCCGCAAGGCTTTTGGGATGCTATCCGCTGA